The sequence below is a genomic window from Lolium perenne isolate Kyuss_39 chromosome 4, Kyuss_2.0, whole genome shotgun sequence.
TTtttcaaagaaaataaaaagtggTGTTTTGAAACTCTAATACTTTTTTGCGAAACATAGTATAAACACAGACACTCACACATACGTACATACACTTAACCCTATGAACGAACGCACACCCTAATCATATGAGCACCTCGAAGAGACTGTGTCTAAGAAACAGATCCAGCGGGTTTTAAGATTGATGAAGTCACCACAGGTGTCTCGATGTCGACGGAAATGTCACCTCCCACTGAAGAGTATTCCATTTTTTAATGCGACACCAAAGCATCAAATCTGAGATTTAAAATATGTTGAGCTGGGTGCCGCTACCCTCCTAACCATCGATTGATTCTCGAAACCCTAATACTAAATACGGTGATTTTTGCCAATTTACCCCTAACCATCCCACTGAAGCAGTAGCCTTGTCTTGACGGGGTACTAGCAGAATCAGGAGTGGAATTAGACTACTTATCCAGTACTCACTTGAGATGATCTTATCATGTCCTTTTCGGTGTGCAGATTTTGCCGCACCATGCGCTTGAACCAACCAACCGTTGCATCGAACCGTATGTTTTATATTATCGGTCATGTCCTCTTTTCAGCGAACAGAATTCATTATTGTGTGGTGCGGCAACGCCACAGCCAGATGGGGCGGCTAGTACGTGCTCTCGACCGGTCTACTGACGCGCGCGTGACGAGGAGGAGGGTCGCAGCCTCGGCCTCCCCCGATCGCCACGCCCCCGGCACACGACAAGCAACACGTACAGAAAGACGCTGCTGCATTATCGGGAGTATTGTATCACTAGTTCAGTACCGTCCCATGACTTGCATGGCCGGCGTTGCCATGGTGGATGCCACAGCGTACGTGCGCTGGTGCTGCTTGAAGATGCAGTGCATAGGAGGAAACTTGGAAGATGCTGCGCGCTCTCGAAGGGAGGAGTGGATAGGATCGGTGGACGGATCCATGGAACAAAGAAGGGATCCTGAAGCATACGCCTCACTCGTGGATCCTGACACTGTACCGCTGGCTCTGCTCGTGGCTACCGAATCCGGCCGTCACCTCCCCCGGAGCGCGCCGTCCGAGATGCGGCCTCTGCTCGCTGACCAGTGACGACTCCCGAGTCCATTTCCGTTGAAGCTTTGTTTGGTTTCATTTGCTTTGTGCGTCAAAATTTAAGGCAGGGGTCTGTCTCCCGAGTCCCCGCTTTCTTCAACCAAATCTGTACCCGCAGACTGATACGCAACAGTGGTTGTTGTACCACACCGAAGACCTCTTTCCCTGGCTCACAATATCTTTATATAGTAATTTTTTTGGCAGAGTACCGAGTCGTGATGTCCATGGTAAAAACCTGAGGTGTGGCAGTTATTGCTTCTACCTGCAATGGCTTTGCTGAAGTTATTCTGGAAATTTGGATTTTCTCCAGAGAGAAAGCCTAAAATATTGGATCGGACGACAATAACACTTATGCATTTTTTTCTTTTAGACGTTGCTTTTGAAGAATCTTTTTTATAGTTTGGGTGTTCTCTTTACTGGTGGTTAGAGTGCTGATGTTGTGTGTGTTTGATCACCGCAAGTTTCTTTTCCtgttttcttatttttatttttggccgtgtgcatcctttgtgTTTTACATTTTGTTGGAGCAGAAGCTAGTTGTAATCGGTATCTTTACGGCACTAACATTCAcagtattaatatatttcctttatctaAAAGAATAAATTGATCTGCTAGAAATTACACATCATGATGCGGCTCTCTTCACCGGTCCTGATGACAGACGACAGAGAGACTTGGGACTAGTTTCTGCACCTAGATGCATACgcaccctttatttgaaatgTATTTTAACCATATTAAAAAATGTTAAATAAATAGAAAAAATGTCTCGTGTATATCTTAACGTGCTACATGCTCATAAAGTTATTTCAACAAAAACCGACATGTTTTGtgcctatgtaaaaaagacaaattttagtgctaaAATAGTCCATTTCTCAGACatatttttttatcttttttacagaaGACACAAAAAATATCGATTTTATGTGAAATTTCACGTGCGCTAGAAGATGCATCCGAgatcagtttttttttttgaaacggaggcaaaagattTGCCTCATCTATTCATTAAGCAGAAGGTGCtcggtttttaggagaaaaccggacGAAAACCAACAACAATCGTGCCAAAGCACACCCACAACCACACTCCGCCACAAGGGGCACACCTAGCCACACTGGCTACCCACAAAAGCTACACAAGAAGCTCAAGTCggcctatgccaaacagatggCTCTTCGAGGAGAGACCGACAGATCCGATTCTGAAGATGAGCCTCGGAAAGGAGATGCGCAAGACAAGCGCCAAAAAGGACCTTCACCGGACCGCCCCTCGAAGGTCATCGTACACTGCCCAAAGCCAGCTTCGACTTCACAGCAAGAGGAGATCACCACGAAGACATTTGGACACGCCGGAACGGAGCCGACTAACATGACCTTGCCGCAGCCAACCCTTGGCCACCACCATCGTCGTTGCCTCACAAGCCTCCACCCGGAACACCCGCATCTCCGGTTGACCTCCTGCCAACCCAGATGCCCTGTGTGTTTAGCtcgccggagtgcgcgaaggggaTCACCAACTTCAAGACGACGCCCTCAAAAGGGGACACGACGAAGAATCGACGCCGTCGTCCGATCCCGCGGGATCTAGGCTTTCACCTGAAGACGTGGACCCGAGGCAGCGAAGGTCGTAGAGCTCCACGACCGCCCCCCAAGAAGGACGGCGACATCCACAGACGCCGCGCGGTCAGGCTTTCGCCCGGAGCAAACGAGCCACCACACCCTCACGCGGCTGCACAGCGAGACGAAGACCGAAAGCGCTGTCAGCCCGCACTCCGCAGACACACCTCATGTGCAGAAGCGGCGCCACCGCCGCACAcaagccaccaccgccaccaaaaCCAGACCAAGGAGCTCCGCGAGCTCCGCTGCCACCACCCGCACCGCGCGGGGTTGAAGAGCCGAGTCGCACCATTACTGCCGACCAAGCTCACCGAGAAGAGCACCGCGGACGCCGCCAACCGCCACAGAGAGGAAGCTTCGACGGACGTCAACACAAGGATCCAAGGCCGAGCCATCCGCCACAGAGATCAGTTTTGAGTTCCACGACAAGAACGTGCTTCAGGATAAGCACAGTCCTACACTAACTCTAGCCGCCCACGGCCTGTCCGGCCTATAAAAGCAGCCCCGCGGCCCGCTTACCACATCGCTTCTCACCCCTGTTTCCGCTCGTGTTCGCACCTCCAAGTATCGATCGAGTGCTAGCTGTGCCTCTGTTTGCAGCAAACTCCCTCTCCTCTCTTCCAGCACAAACACCGGAGCCTACGCGGGGCTTCGCCGCAGGAACTGGCTAACCATCAGCaggccggagcggcggcggcgccgcacgACACGGCTGCGGAGCTGGCAGAGCTaaccgccggcggcggcggcggcagggagaCGGAGGAACAGCGCTGCAAGTTCCTGGTGCTGCGCCTGTACGAGGCGCTCAACGCCCGCGACGCGCGCCGGGCGCAGGAGCTGCTCGCCCCGGACCTCGAGTGGTGGTTCCATGGCCCGCCCGCGCACCAGCACATGATGCGCCTGCTCACTGGCGCCGACACCAACGCCGAGTTCACCTTCGCCCCGCGCTCCGTCGACGCCTTCGGCTCCACCGTCATCGCCGAGGGAGGCGCAGACGCTGGCGGACAGCTCTACTGGGTGCACGCCTGGACCGTCGGCCCTGATGGGGTGATCACGCAGCTCAGGGAGTACTTCAACACCGACCTCACCGTCACCCGCCTCTCCGCCGCCGTGGCCACCAAGAACGCCAGCGCCGCCGTCTCTCTCTCTCCTAGCAacgcctcctcgtcgtcgtctacTTCCACTTCTTCAGCCCCCTCCTCGCCGGCGCCCACGCCCAAGTGGCCTAAGTGCCT
It includes:
- the LOC127347709 gene encoding senescence associated gene 20-like, which produces MMRLLTGADTNAEFTFAPRSVDAFGSTVIAEGGADAGGQLYWVHAWTVGPDGVITQLREYFNTDLTVTRLSAAVATKNASAAVSLSPSNASSSSSTSTSSAPSSPAPTPKWPKCLWQSRRADRARKSLPGLVLAI